The Drosophila sechellia strain sech25 chromosome 2L, ASM438219v1, whole genome shotgun sequence region tttaattttccctAGAATAAGATTAAGATCTTCAAAgacatatattattaaatatttaaagtgtgTATTTATTAATCACATTTTAAGTAAGAAAAGCATTTCTATTGTTGTGAATGGTTACTATGCTCTTTAAAGACTTTAACACGACTTTAGTGTATTGGTCTCGCTCCCAATTGTCATTCCTTTCCGCCCAAATACCATTAACTGTTTTCTGGTTTTGGCTAATGGTCGGGTATCTGAACATTCTGCGATACGAACGGAAATAGCGACCATATGCCGCTCTATATACCCGCAGACGCCGCGGCCCATTAAAAATGATTACAGAAATGCCTCAGCACAACCTCCCACGAAGGAAATTTCACTTTTCGCCGCATATGCTGCCCGCTTGGAAGTTTCcttttttgccacttttttttggcaaaacaaacaacataAATATGGATTTCTCATTAAAATGCCAAAGTTATGCCGGCACGTAGATGGAAATGCTGCGAGTCCTTCGAGAGCGGCGCCTGCGCCTGCTACATGTTTTGCTCTCCCCAATCCCAATGTCAATGTCGGCGTTCTCTTAGCCACATTTGCTGTGCTCTCTTATGGGCCAGGTCACGTGCTGGCATTGAAGGAATTTCACTGCCGGCAGGAGCGGATCGTCGAGGAGCGCAGCCGGAAGGGAGGGTGGCCACGGCTCTTAACACTCAGCCAGGACGCCAGGACAATGTGACGCATTTGTCATGAAACGGATTTCCGGTATTGTCGTCGCTGTCTCTGCCACCCCGAGGGGGGTGAATAGGTGGTAcccatcctcatcctcatccgcaCTTGGCTTTCCTAGGCaaacttgttcaattttttatgacaCAGGCGCGGAGGAGCGAGGAACGATAGAAGTCGAAGGCTAAGGAAAAAACACAAAGTTTGTCGTGCCCGGCCGCAAAAGTGGCTATTTAGCATTTTAGAGTAGGCGAACATGACCTCAAGGAACCTTGTGCCCCGTTCTTCATCCCACTCCTCGGAGTCCTTCCGACGCTAGGctctgaatttttcattaattgTATTTCGAATGGGTCGCTAAAATGCAGAcgaaatggaaatttaaatgaacGAAGAGAGTTGTAGATTTAGTAGATTTAACGTTTATGTTGTAAAACATAAACAATGAGAATTTACCGCTTGAAGGCagtatttattaatgattaagCCAAATAATATCCTTTTTTAATGGTTTTATCTAGCATTAGATTTTTATTTCGTGTTAATATACACGATACATGCGATAAACCGAAACTCACCCCTCCCAAACTCCTTTAAAAGTCAGGTAGTAACTACCATTCAAGTAGGATCTGCATGGAAAGTATGCAACATTTTATTGAGCGAGGGTTCATCCTTAGCTCGCTTATAATTCCCAATTTGTTCTGGCCTACTCTGGATGGAATAGGGACTGATTTGGGTTTGGAAGTTATCTTTGCGCAGAGGCGATATCGTAACCAATGAAGTTCTACTGAGGTGCGATTATTGCTAGTTGAAAACTTTAACCAATACCCCGCCATGGGGACGTGAAATACCGTCCACTACGGCAATTTTTGGAAGCCCGAGAGGGCCATTAAAAATACATTCGAATATTAGTTTTAAGTTAATAATGAGCATGCTCTCTTAAAACATTGCTGAGCTCATCATCTCATTAATGTGAGTTAATGAAAGGACACTAAACTCTAATCTTGATGGGTCATAATCGTTAAATGGCCATTCTTGGGATAACTAACTACAGGCTTAAAGAGGCTATGAGATTCCCACAGAAATGGCAAATCATCgtgtaaaactattttgctCAACCATTAATTTAAGCCATTCggaatcacacacacactcatccCTTGAAAAGGGTTCATGGGCATTAGACGAATTAAACTTAATGTTAACTCCCATTTAGCCTACTCTCTAGCTAAATTACAATAACCATCATCCTGTGCATGCAAATGGACTGGGATGTGTGTGAATGCGGGAAAATTCCCGAAATGTTCCTGACCGAAAATTACTGTCgcaatttatgtttatgcgACTGGAAACTTTTCCTTCGGCtggatttttgtgtttttatagTTCAAGTTCGACAGGAGGAGAGAATCAGATAAACGGAAGCCTTTAACTTCTATGTAAATTTACAACTTTGCTAGTTTTGGCTTTCGAAAAACTTCAACCGGTCCTTTTTTGGTTGCTCTTGTGGCATAAAGCCAATCTAGacacatacataaatacaaaaaaagaaTGACCCTCACAAAGTTCAGATTTTCCGATGCGTAACGTCGGTTTAACTCTAGAGACTAACGTCGGTGGCTTGTTTCCCTTTTATGAACTAGGCAGATGTAATTCCAAGACGACCCATGACCCcaaacatatttcattttttacgCTTAGCCTACTTTTTGTCAATGCCGAGCATGTAGCACAGATTTGGATTGCTGGCCTTTTCTTGGATCTTCTCAATTTATGCGTTATTTATGCAAAGCAATCCCGCATTGATGAAGATGCTTTCCCGGAAAACTTAAAGATAGGGatataaaataattcaattaaaatttacgGTTGCCGAGCTGAAATGTTGAATTTTCCCCCTCCGaacttcttttatttttatttattaatcatTGGCCCggttaaataaataaccagGCCCTAAAAAAATTGAGTTTAGACTCATTAGAGTGTTCCTCTCCACGGAAATCTTTAGTAAAAGGCGAAAGATTTATTCGACAATTGAAGAGAAACCAGAGTGACTTACGCTTTAACATAGTGTAAGTCCTTACTCAATATTGATTAGAACAGCTTGGGAATTTTAAGGCAAGCAGTTCGGAGATATAAGTATAAGATTGTGTACCTTTATGGTTTTGTTACCTGAGTGATTAACAAACTTAAGGGAGTGTTTTCGAAAAATCTGTATTATGTAGGGATGCCAAATATATGAAACCTACTTTAATTTGAATAACATCTACagtataaatatttcacatgGAGAATGTTTAATCATTTCAGAGTTTTGTCATGGATATTTTAAGATTGAATTTTATATTGCTGTTTTCTTATGTTCTTTATATTGGGCATTTATTTAGTGTTGACTTAAGTAACGAGTTACGCTTACAAAACAATTTCGTTGATGTTCATTGGAGAGTTGTGATACTCAGATACTCTAAACGTTTTAATGTTTAACACTTAATTGCGAAAAAAAACATCTTTGCAGTAATAAATAACACTGAGAGAGTGGATCATCCCTTAAAGTATACAGTagtatttgttgttttgttaCAGATCTGAACATAGTAATTCCCAACTGATTTTAACTGCAGTCGCATGAAGTCCTTTGTCCTAGGAAGGAGTAGTTATCGCTTCTCGGCCTTATGGCTAAGATCAAAGTGTAGTATCTGTTCTTATCAGCTTAACATCTGATAGTTCCTCCATTGGAGGACAACAAATGTTAAACTGATTTTTGGAATCAGACGGAGTGCTAGGGGCTTGCTCCACCTCTGTCACGGGTTGGCCCGGTATTGCAGTACCGCCGGGATTTCGGCCCAActgaataataaatatttaatattaacatTGGTGTAGAAACCTCTCTCTAGAACCTCTTTATTGGGAAACTCCATTCAAGTTAAAAACAATCTCGCCCTGCAACATGCAAATTCGAATGGTAGGATAGTTTCCTGCTGACATTGCGCAAGTGTCCTTTGCCTtgcattcgattcgattctaTTCCTTGTGGGCGGAGGCAATCTGGTTTTGTCTGtcgaaaattgtttagccttcGTCGCGTTGTCAAGTGATTTGGAAAATTGAATTGATCAATTGCTTTGCCATTTCTGTTACCTATTACTGATTGGCGGATTTATGGTGTTTGGCTGAATTGGTTGGCCCCTTATTATGCCTGTTAATCGTATAGTATAATGGTTTCGTTGAAaggtatgtaacaggcagaagaaagcgtttgcgaccatttaatatataaaataatataaatatatattcttgatcaggatcaatatcCAAGTCGATTGGCAATATCCGTCtatccgtatgaacgtcgagatctcaggaactataaaagataGAAGGTTGatattcagcatacagattctagaccAATTTTGACTCGCCCACTTTTACAcacacaaaccgcacaaaactgtcacgcccacacttttaaaaaatgttttgatattttttagtCTTGTAGGtttctttttgccacgcccactctaccACCCTATggtttgtcttgccaatttttatcggtataccaaaaacacaTTTCGCGGTCGAATTTGCACTAGCTGAGAAACGGGTATCTGATTGTCGagaaactcgactatagcattctctcttgagATTTTTTCACTTTATCTTTACtgttcttatttttgaacCTATTGAATAGCAACATTTTGATATAGACCgtagtttttgaaaatttaatttaatacattAGAAAGTAGGATCTTTATCCCTGAGAAATTAACATTGATTCTGCCAttaattatcatatatttCTAAGTCTTCAAAGTCCATGAAAATATACGTATCAGCTACTAAAAATATACTCAATGTTGGACTACTTGTAAAATTATTCCAAACATCTCTTATCAGTATGTGAATTATGCAGATGATATTTTGAATAAAATCTCTCATTCATTGCCAACTTTGAAAGCTAATTGCGATAACAATATAATGCCATTGTGCTGACGACCTAGTTAAAATATAAATCCACTTCTACTTTTCAATCCATGTTGTGTAAATCGTTTTATTGACTTAAGTTTAGTACCTATCCGTGAAGCTCATAATTTTCAAAAAGAGAGCTTCGTGCTGCTGTATATCAGTGGAAGCGATGTATTTGTCGATCGCCTCGAAGAGCTCACTTTCCCGAGCTATTGTGCTCGGAGACAACTTAGCCTTCATTTGGGTGGCACCTTCGACGAACTTATTGTGGAGTTTCTCATTCTCATTGGCGAATTCACTGCTGACGGCCAGTAAGCCCAACAGGCTCATTCCAATCACCTGGGCTTCAGGTGCCGATTGACTCAGCTTGCTGTTGAGTCCCTCGAACACCTGTTGCAGTTCGAAGATGTAGTTATATTTCTCGCCAGTGGTGCCTCGCTGGCGGAGACTCTTGCCCTTGTCGGCATAGGCCTGGAGGGTAGCCGTTCCCGGTCCACGTTGTTCAACCGGAACGCTATCCACAACTTGCTGCACGAATTTGATGGTGAGTGACATCATATTATGGATTTGAATGCCACGGATGGCCTCGGCATAGCCAAAGAAATGAGCTAGTATCTCATTTTGCGATTTTGGAGGAGCAGCACAGGCCAGGCTCTATGGAATATTCGCTGGGTTAATGCAATTAGATCCgacattttgaatttttatatttaccaCAGCCGCTATGGCAAATATAAGCACACATCTCATCTTCAGCAAGTGATTTAATTCGACTCAAATAAGTTTGGGCAGAGATAGGCTTTTTATACACATGTCGTTATCAGTGagtcttttattttttttatgaattattgtgtttttaaactgGCTCATGAGATACAGTCAtggtcaaaattattttcacaaagtgcatttgagtgaaatgtgaaaagtgaaaatacttttgaccacctctgtaAAGTAAATGCGATTAGGAACTAGAAATGAATATTACCAGATGATATTGAACTTTCGCTATAAAGTCTGGAGAGGTATTCGCACGGAATAGTGCAGGAACGGCTCTGGCTACTCATTGTATCAAGATacaaatgaattaattaataatgaCAATTACTTTTGAAATACATTCAATACAAATGTGGATGTGTATGTTGACCGTGAAGGGAGCTGATGGTGTGTATAAGAAGGTGGCTATGTTCATTGTTAGCTTGGAAACCGAACGAGTACATCAATGCAAGGAATATGGATAGACGTGACAAAGTATTTGGCGGCACCACAGCGCtcgaccaaagacactagaatattcGAGTGTCTTGCTCGACTCATAATAGTTTGCACGAAAAATCTTACTTGGAAAGCACAACCCCGCCAACCGATTGACCAATGATTGCTCCCTACGATTACTATTTTTCCTGACGATGGCTCATGGCCTGGCAGACTTGTTCGTTTGTgatgtattcaaaaatggaaaagtataaaaaaaaaaagcctgAGTCGAGTTCATCAACGATTAGATACCATTTCAACCAATTCAGGCAACTATAAATTCGCCAATCAGTAATAGGAAACAGAATTGACAAAGCAATTGATCAATTCAATTTTCCAAATCACTTGACAACGCGACgaaggctaaacaattttcgaCAGACAAAACCAGATTGTCTCCGCCCACAAGGAATAGAATCGAATCGAAGAAGGCAAGGGGGGCAAAGGACACTTCGCAATGTCAGCAGGAAACTATCCTACCATTCGAATTTGCATGTTGCAGGGCGAGATTGTTTTTAACTTGAATGGAGTTTCCCAATAAAGAGGTTCTAGAGAGAGGATTCTTCACTAatgttaatattaaatatttattattcagTTGGGCCGAAATCCCGGCGGTACTGCAATACCGGGCCAACCCGTGACAGAGGTGGAGCAAGCCCCTAGCACTCCGTCTGATTCCAAAAATCAGTTTAACATTTGTTGTCCTCCAATGGAGGAACTATCAGATGTTAAGCTGATAAGAACAGATACTACACTTTGATCTTAGCCATAAGGCCGAGAAGCGATAACTACTCCATCCTAGGACAAAGGACTTCATGCGACTGCAGTTAAAATCAGTTGGGAATTACTATATTTGCAGATCTCAGAATCGAATATCGTTATTGCATATTTCAGGGAGGGTTTTCCTCACATAGCAAAGGTCCTTGAATAATCTGGTCAGGTAACATTCAGGTATAAATGTACACATGTCAGTAAGTATGAAAAGTAAAAGGGTATTATTCCGTTATTGAATAAAACTTTCTTAACTAAAGTGTCGCTACCAAGTctatgtttaatattttatttattttttaactattatattattttattaggCGTTGAAACCAAACATTCTAAACAGCATCTTAAAaacacatataaaaacaaatcttaAAGAACCAAACCTCTCACGAGGATTACTAGCAGGTTGTGGGAGGGCTGGACGATTAACGACGCGTCTTGCTGAATCCCAGTCTTTTATGTCGCCTTAACGGCCTAGCTGGTAGCAGTCTCTTTACAAGTATACTGCGGTGTCTTACAAGTCGATCGTTGTATCTGCTGGAATGTCTACAAATCTGTTCTTCCACAGTGTGTAGATTGAGATAACGGTGAAGTGTGGAGCTACGCACGAACCAAGGACAGTTAGTTATCTGCCGCATGGTTCGGTTCTGCATTACTTGTA contains the following coding sequences:
- the LOC6614743 gene encoding uncharacterized protein LOC6614743, coding for MRCVLIFAIAAVSLACAAPPKSQNEILAHFFGYAEAIRGIQIHNMMSLTIKFVQQVVDSVPVEQRGPGTATLQAYADKGKSLRQRGTTGEKYNYIFELQQVFEGLNSKLSQSAPEAQVIGMSLLGLLAVSSEFANENEKLHNKFVEGATQMKAKLSPSTIARESELFEAIDKYIASTDIQQHEALFLKIMSFTDRY